Proteins from a genomic interval of Papaver somniferum cultivar HN1 chromosome 4, ASM357369v1, whole genome shotgun sequence:
- the LOC113273037 gene encoding uncharacterized protein LOC113273037, whose product MELHVSHKAECYGSISSGIIAFDQPRSSGIIPFEKPRFDYDVPYKIKEPLKSAHWLHLFEGVEQLFPGGVQQIRCDIQKYHAASGYEFKIYRNEKLRIGACCANKKEEKCNWHLYVVSVDGVVGSPFIIKELDNHHACFKREYDFDISRYYAYSGKKHALNTTWGENEKSFMFLNWYKNKLIETNHGSHVVLEVEEGTQKFQRMFICFEACSRRFNFCRPVLFVDVDHLKSKYLGHMMAAKGLTGNDEIYPLAYVVVSSENEPKWKWFLENLKEVLSPLRLKLTFVSDQGIGLVTQIPVVFPEAFHPWCYWHMECNINTFLAKNCKVYNKYVLGLFKKCAYASTHKEFAENWEKLRKVENHKFQGYLSRAPVDKWESFFFKGRRYGRLCSNIAESFNGSVVEERENPIAIMVDEIRVKLMDQMCKRREDSSNLMNWRQTLCPEYEALLHDNKMHGYPYKYVEHYFTVKFYRESYKHAINPVPTVEKPVTVSSKSMVFGQNNGPRPARPSKKKRIPNTASVLNKKMRTCGSCKVLTTHNKRTCPSRQIP is encoded by the exons ATGGAGTTACATGTAAGTCACAAAGCTGAGTGTTATGGTTCAATAAGTTCAGGAATTATAGCTTTTGACCAGCCACGGAGTTCTGGAATTATACCTTTTGAGAAGCCACGATTTGATTATGATGTtccatataaaattaaggaaccgtTGAAGTCTGCTCACTGGTTACATCTTTTTGAGGGAGTTGAACAGTTGTTCCCGGGAGGTGTTCAACAAATTCGTTGTGATATACAAAAGTATCACGCAGCATCCGGTTATGAATTCAAGATTTACAGGAATGAGAAGTTAAGGATTGGTGCATGTTGTGCTAATAAGAAAGAGGAGAAATGTAATTGGCATTTATATGTTGtgtctgttgatggtgttgtaggAAGTCCTTTTATTATCAAGGAACTAGATAATCATCATGcttgt TTTAAGAGAGAATACGACTTTGACATTAGTCGTTATTATGCATACTCAGGGAAAAAGCATGCACTGAATACCACATGGGGAGAGAACGAgaaatcttttatgttcttgaactggTATAAAAACAAGTTGATTGAAACCAATCATGGTTCTCATGTCGTTTTGGAAGTTGAAGAAGGGACTCAAAAATTTCAGAGAatgtttatctgttttgaagCTTGTAGTCGCAGATTCAATTTCTGTCGTCCTGTATTATTCGTTGATGTGGACCACTTGAAAAGCAAATACCTTGGTCATATGATGGCAGCAAAAGGTCTAACCGGGAATGACG AAATCTACCCTCTTGCTTATGTTGTGGTTTCATCGGAGAATGAACCGAAATGGAAATGGTTTttggaaaatttgaaggaagtcctTTCTCCTTTGCGACTAAAGCTTACTTTTGTGAGTGATCAAGGTATTGGATTGGTAACTCAAATTCCTGTTGTATTTCCTGAGGCTTTTCATCCTTGGTGTTACTGGCACATGGAATGCAATATCAATACATTCTTAGCAAAGAATTGCAAggtttataacaaatatgtattgggaCTGTTTAAGAAATGTGCGTATGCTTCTACTCATAAAGAATTTGCAGAGAATTGGGAAAAGTTGAGGAAGGTTGAAAATCATAAGTTTCAAGGCTATCTAAGCAGGGCTCCTGTTGATAAGTGGGAGAGTTTTTTCTTCAAGGGTAGACGATATGGTAGGTTGTGTTcaaatattgctgagagtttcaATGGTTCGGTCGTTGAAGAGAGAGAGAATCCTATAGCCATCATGGTTGATGAGATCAGGGTGAAGCTTATGGACCAAATGTGTAAACGTCGCGAGGACTCTTCAAACTTGATGAATTGGCGTCAAACTCTATGTCCAGAATATGAAGCTCTGCTCCACGACAACAAGATGCATGGCT ATCCTTACAAGTATGTTGAACACTACTTTACAGTAAAGTTCTATCGAGAATCAtataaacatgcaatcaatcCTGTTCCCACAGTTGAAAAGCCCGTGACAGTGTCTTCGAAATCGATGGTTTTTGGTCAGAATAATGGACCACGGCCAGCAcgtccatcgaagaagaagaggattcctaatACAGCTTCAGTTCTCAATAAAAAGATGAGAACCTGTGGTTCCTGCAAGGTTTTGACCACCCACAATAAACGGACATGCCCTTCTCGTCAGATTCCATGA